The DNA window GATCAGTTTCTTCTTTGTAGTTGAATGCTTCATCAAAACCAAGCTTCTCCTTTAGCAAGTCCACCTATTATTGTTCAAGATAAACATGGATTATTTGGGAAACATAAGTATCCATGGCACAAGAAAAGAACAGAACGAAGGATACTAATAGATGGCTGCAAAGGATTTGGTTGTTATTAAAGAACGTTTGTTCAACTTGAAATTTTAGTGTTAGTTGCTGCTACTTCTTTTATAGTTAGTACACTGTATATCTCAAACTGTTGTGAGATTAGTATCGGATGTAAGTTGTGTAAATTAGAATTGTTGATTTGAGATATATTTTGCACATTATTTTGGTTCTTTGGCATTAATAAATTCTTActtacccaaaaaaagaaaagaacaggACTACCACATTCACAATAGTCAACATCTGGAATGAAAAAGGGCAATAAGTTACAAGTCAACGTCACCAACTATGTCCTTAGGACCTTCAGAAACAAGCTTACTCGTTAACCTAATGTTTACCATGGACAGATTAATAAAATTGTATATGATCAAAACCAACTCTTTAGAAACAATCAAACCATACAATCTCCTTtaggaaaacaaaaaacaattctagaagaaaaagagaaaattcagACAAGAAAATCTATGTCAGCTTCTGATTCTTAGAATGCAATTCAAGTGCTGGAAGTGCGAAAGGGAGCcatgaaaaagcaaaaaagaaaagaaaagaacagcCACCTTTTTTTGGCTACCAGCACATCCTACAACATAGCACCCAAACAGCTTTGCATATTGTCCTACTAAATTTCCAACAGATCCCGAAGCCGCAGAGACAAACACTTTCTCCCCTTTCTTTGGCTTACAAACCTCAAAAAATCCAGCATAAGCTGTAAGCCCACTGAATGCTGCATAACAAACATCAGATCTACTGAAATTTCAATAATTTCAAGAACCCTTAGATTAGCCAGAAACTAAAACGTCGATCAGGCCAGAAACAGAAGTACGTTAAACAGACTGAGAAAGAGTAAAGGATGAGGAAAACCTACCCAGAACACCTACATGGTGAGAAATGGGAAATCCTATGTTATCAACCTTGTTTAGCAAGCCACCTTCTTTTACTGTGCAGTATTCTCCCCAAGTCAGGAGTCCGGCAACTAAGTCATCCTCTTTAAACGCGGGATTCCCCGAAGCAACAACTCTCCCAACACCATGAGCATCAATGGCCTATCGTAAACAAAGTTCAATCTTTGTAAGAACTTTTTTCCATCCATCCCTCCATGGTTGAAAATTAGAAATGCCACTTTGATTGCAAACTTACCTCAAAAGGCTTAACAGCACGTGCACCGCTTGTGGTTTCCTGCGTGGAACTTTTTTGCTTCATGCGGTTCAATTGGTATGGATCAATGGATAAGCAAAGAATTTTCACAATGACCTCCTTTTTACCAGGCTCAATAGATAACGAAATGGCCTCGGTCTTGAGCTCAAAATCAGATTCTTGTGGTGTTCCATCAATATGATGTCTTGTCACTGCGTACCTGTTTGTTACTTCCATTGGAAATCTTTGGCTTAAACTAACTTCAGTGCAAGAGAAGAAGCAAAAGCAGTAAAGTAACCCTGCTATGGAACATAGTTGAGtggcaataaaaaaaaaaaaaaggaagaaagaaacagaagaaGGAAAGATGGAACAAGAGAAACAGAGTCTGAGAAGGAAAGTTGGGAAGGAGTCAGAATATGACGGGAACCGGAAGGGGCAACAAATAAAGAATTAGAGATAGCCACGCTAGTTTTATGGTATTTCATTTTTCCCCTAGAATGTTTTGGATTATCATCAATGTTCCTAAAATATTCCCCAATATTCATTAGCAGTATTCATTTAGATTTTTTTCAAACAAGTCTTATAGATTTAGTTATACACATCATTAATTtgcatttaaaaaatttaaaaatatctagTTAGAGTAAAGTTTAATGGTATTGAATCCTAAAAAGATGTGcaatcaaaaaaaaagaagacaaaaggATACTTTTAATACTTATGTTACTAATATATCTATAGGCTTTTTCTAGTTAagattttatttatatatttcacAAATTTATTATGTCACACTGACATTATTCGATTTTTGACACCGGTTCAATCGATCAAACCCTTTGAGCTCTAATTTCAAAGTTACGTTGTTTTACCTTCCtatccaaaatttaaatcaCAAGTTGAGCCCaggaagagagagaggggggggggaaAGATACTCGGTTTGCTAAAAGCCACTTAACAGAAATTGTAGACATATATACGTATGCCATTATTGTACATGATAACAAGGTTGCATGAATAATAGGGGAGGATTGTGTTGGGTAATAAGGACAGAAGGATTGTCAATAGGAAATTCTGAATTCAAAATCGCTCGCTTACAAAAAAAACAATTGAAGAAAAAGCTGCATGAATAGTTTAGCATTGTTGTACTTGACAATTTTATTTATGATTTTGTATAAAACAAGATAAGGGTACTCTAGATCCTAATAGAAATATATATACTGGCAATATATAGATGAATCAATCTATTATCTCATCAAATGGAGGGATGGATTAGATGGTAAAAAATGAAGAAGTGTAAGTGATAGATTTCGAATTCGAAACCTCTCACTtatactgaaaaaaaaaatcattatctCATCTGCCCATGAAAATATTTGTGCTCCTGCCCGACGAATTGGCAGACATTCAATACAGATACTAATTGACAATGCCAAGAAGAAGATTTTTGTTTGGGAAAAATGATAATATTCTGTTTTTTTtgtgtgaatttcgagaaccTAATGTTAATCAAATTTACCACTATTATATTTAGAATTGTGGATGCTATAAATAACTTTGCAACATAGTCCCTAGTGGAGTCCTTGAATGCTAGATTGTGTGTTGTGGCCCTCCATTTAGTCATGTGCTTGGCTGATGATGGCACATGTTTGATTGTCGTTTTAAGTGAATTTTTAATCATCTTGGACAGTTTTCGTGGGATGATTTGTTTGTTTACAGGTGGACAATGATTGTAATCTCGTCATTTTCAAAAGCCATACCACATCACGTGTggtaatttttgattttttttaaccaGGCAGAAATTATGTCAAGTACCTACAACCGGTATCTATCTTTGTTGATACCGAGCGGTTTTGGCAGCTTTCAAGTTTCAACTATTGGTCTCTGCCATACATTTGTTGCTTAGACGTAACTTTCTTATCCTTGCCTACAGTAAAAATAGCGCGTCGTTTAAGATAAGAAGCACCAAAATAAGACACCCGTCGT is part of the Coffea eugenioides isolate CCC68of chromosome 6, Ceug_1.0, whole genome shotgun sequence genome and encodes:
- the LOC113775202 gene encoding 2-alkenal reductase (NADP(+)-dependent)-like isoform X1, whose translation is MEVTNRYAVTRHHIDGTPQESDFELKTEAISLSIEPGKKEVIVKILCLSIDPYQLNRMKQKSSTQETTSGARAVKPFEAIDAHGVGRVVASGNPAFKEDDLVAGLLTWGEYCTVKEGGLLNKVDNIGFPISHHVGVLAFSGLTAYAGFFEVCKPKKGEKVFVSAASGSVGNLVGQYAKLFGCYVVGCAGSQKKVDLLKEKLGFDEAFNYKEETDLKSALKRYFPDGIDIYFDNVGAEMLEAAVENMNTFGRVAVCGVISEYTDKGRRAAPNMVDVIYKRITMQGFLAGDHMKVYKDFISDTVEHIQAGKLQVLEDISHGLESIPSAFVGLFRGDNIGKKMVQVADD